The Pyrodictium delaneyi genome contains a region encoding:
- a CDS encoding cytochrome c3 family protein, with protein MTGLKAKISSTISKITTYLKEKATPVNVALVVLIILVGYAAWAFFEHSPAANVFCATCHVMKPFYEEFQESPHRQFNCHVCHVFDLETAQGTIRELYLTITGQAPDPEELRLEARLHIEDECLQCHRREDLAKLPLHNIHLEVAEIADSCTFCHSSHLLKPHNSDCTQCHDLERMLEKHKGYHRYAFAITILEEQNVTRNLPPEVLDIIKEVAGPSVECYRCHGETATWNVPLDPQCYVGALEGKTCLDCHKDLPEIDISDDRCTECHRK; from the coding sequence TTGACCGGGCTCAAAGCTAAAATATCTTCAACAATTTCAAAGATCACAACATATCTAAAGGAGAAAGCTACACCTGTGAATGTTGCGCTAGTAGTGTTAATTATCCTGGTAGGTTATGCAGCATGGGCATTCTTTGAACACAGTCCAGCTGCTAATGTTTTCTGTGCTACCTGTCACGTTATGAAGCCCTTCTATGAAGAATTCCAAGAATCTCCCCATAGACAGTTCAACTGTCATGTATGCCATGTCTTTGATCTAGAAACAGCTCAGGGTACAATACGCGAGTTATACCTAACAATAACAGGCCAGGCACCGGATCCCGAGGAACTCAGACTCGAGGCACGGCTGCATATTGAAGATGAATGTCTGCAATGTCACCGACGTGAAGATTTAGCGAAATTACCACTCCACAATATACATTTAGAGGTTGCAGAGATAGCTGACAGCTGCACATTTTGTCACTCAAGCCATCTACTAAAGCCCCATAATAGCGACTGTACACAATGCCACGACTTGGAGAGAATGCTTGAAAAACACAAAGGCTATCACCGTTATGCCTTTGCTATAACTATTCTAGAGGAGCAGAATGTTACACGTAATTTACCTCCAGAGGTACTGGATATAATCAAAGAAGTTGCAGGGCCTAGCGTAGAATGTTATAGATGTCACGGAGAGACCGCAACATGGAATGTACCACTAGATCCACAATGCTATGTTGGTGCCCTCGAAGGCAAAACCTGTCTAGACTGCCACAAGGATTTGCCAGAAATCGACATAAGCGACGATAGATGCACCGAGTGTCACAGGAAGTAA